The proteins below come from a single Rhizobium rhizoryzae genomic window:
- a CDS encoding GNAT family N-acetyltransferase, with product MQNIDIVITPMGLEHLDDAVRLSHQSNWPHRPEDWQLALDLSEGFVAVTGSGDVVGTILMTPYGKDCATINMVIVDESMRGRGLGRRLMAAAMTLAGDRPLRLIATAEGLPLYERLGFREMGAIVQHQGVAVNIAAPTNTEVATADDLPTILALDRAAYGADRGDLIRRLAEIGEYAVVSREGKAKAFAAIRPFGRGEVIGPVVAPDLDDAKALVSHFISRRNGTFLRVDTGAGTGLAPWLQDHGLVHVGGGIIMARPVITLSVASTVTTFALANQALG from the coding sequence ATGCAGAATATCGACATTGTCATCACACCCATGGGGCTAGAGCATCTTGATGATGCCGTCCGGCTGTCGCATCAGTCCAACTGGCCGCATCGGCCGGAGGACTGGCAACTGGCCCTGGACTTGAGCGAGGGCTTCGTCGCGGTCACGGGCTCCGGGGATGTTGTCGGCACAATTCTGATGACACCCTATGGCAAAGACTGCGCGACCATCAACATGGTGATCGTAGACGAAAGCATGCGTGGACGAGGGCTTGGACGAAGGCTCATGGCAGCCGCCATGACGCTTGCCGGCGATCGACCACTACGCCTTATCGCCACAGCCGAGGGTTTGCCACTTTATGAAAGGCTTGGCTTTCGCGAAATGGGAGCGATTGTCCAGCATCAGGGAGTTGCGGTTAATATTGCTGCACCCACGAACACCGAAGTCGCGACCGCTGATGACCTTCCAACCATCCTCGCCCTCGACAGAGCGGCGTATGGCGCCGACCGAGGCGATCTCATTCGACGGCTTGCCGAGATCGGCGAATATGCCGTGGTCAGCCGCGAGGGGAAGGCAAAAGCATTCGCCGCCATTCGCCCGTTCGGAAGAGGAGAGGTCATAGGCCCGGTTGTTGCCCCGGATCTTGATGATGCCAAAGCCCTCGTCTCACACTTCATAAGCCGTCGAAACGGCACCTTCCTGCGTGTCGACACCGGTGCCGGAACCGGTCTTGCCCCCTGGCTCCAAGATCACGGTCTTGTCCATGTCGGCGGCGGGATCATCATGGCCCGGCCCGTCATCACCCTGTCCGTCGCCTCGACGGTTACCACCTTTGCCCTTGCCAATCAGGCCCTTGGCTGA
- a CDS encoding ABC transporter permease, with the protein MNPSIPLLQKFGYRFSWVGMIGLTVIVFWGIVALIAPHIIPHPVGEIVDEDYFGAMSSRFWLGSDYLGRDMLSRVLMGARYTVGISLAAVSIACFSGVVLGMTAAVIGGWFDAALSRFLDAMNSIPGKLSGLVVVAAVGSSITVLIVTLAVIYTPGAYRFARALAVNINTMDYITVARTRGEGIFYIIGSEILPNIIGPVLADFGLRFVFIVLLLSGLSFLGLGVQPPFADWGALVHENVGGLPFGAPAVIVPSLAIASLTISVNLLIDNLPKKIRDRSA; encoded by the coding sequence ATGAACCCATCCATTCCGCTTTTACAAAAGTTCGGCTACCGCTTCAGCTGGGTCGGCATGATTGGACTTACTGTCATCGTCTTCTGGGGAATCGTGGCACTCATCGCGCCGCATATCATTCCTCATCCGGTCGGCGAGATCGTTGACGAGGACTATTTCGGAGCGATGAGCAGCAGGTTCTGGCTTGGCTCGGACTATCTTGGCCGCGACATGCTTTCGCGGGTTCTCATGGGCGCCCGTTACACGGTTGGCATCTCGCTTGCGGCCGTTTCCATCGCATGCTTCTCAGGCGTCGTGCTCGGCATGACGGCGGCGGTCATTGGCGGATGGTTTGATGCAGCACTGAGCCGGTTTCTCGACGCAATGAACTCCATCCCGGGCAAGCTTTCGGGCTTGGTTGTTGTCGCAGCCGTTGGCTCGTCGATCACCGTTCTTATCGTCACACTCGCTGTCATCTACACGCCTGGCGCCTATCGCTTCGCCCGCGCGCTCGCCGTCAACATCAACACCATGGATTACATCACGGTGGCGCGCACGCGCGGCGAAGGCATATTCTACATCATCGGCTCGGAGATCCTGCCCAACATCATAGGCCCTGTACTCGCGGATTTCGGCCTTCGCTTTGTCTTCATCGTGTTGCTGTTGTCGGGCCTGTCGTTCCTGGGCCTCGGCGTGCAGCCTCCTTTTGCCGACTGGGGCGCCCTCGTGCATGAAAATGTCGGCGGGCTTCCTTTCGGCGCCCCTGCGGTGATTGTCCCCTCACTGGCGATCGCGAGCCTGACGATCAGCGTCAATCTTCTGATCGACAACCTGCCGAAGAAAATTCGCGACCGGAGCGCCTGA
- a CDS encoding HAD-IA family hydrolase produces MSKSLPEFKYMSFDVVGTLIDFEGGLTSCLSEIAAEAGVTIDGEEALRLYRSARYAKDADLFPDDLVRVYLAIAPALGLPVDKASGERLRDSAKTWKAFPDSAEAMARLARNYRLIAMTNARRWAFDHFSAELGHPFHGAFTADDTGTEKPDPAFFHKVFEFVADEGADKNDILHVAQSQYHDIGVSRDLGMTNCWIERRHAVNGYGGTIEPAKFTKPDYHFTSMAGLADAAAAARS; encoded by the coding sequence TTGAGTAAATCGCTGCCTGAATTCAAATACATGAGTTTCGACGTCGTCGGAACGCTAATCGATTTCGAAGGCGGGCTGACGTCCTGCCTTAGCGAAATCGCGGCGGAAGCAGGTGTCACGATTGATGGTGAGGAAGCACTTCGCCTCTATCGATCGGCTCGCTATGCCAAGGATGCCGATCTGTTTCCGGACGACCTCGTTCGTGTCTATCTGGCCATTGCCCCGGCACTCGGCTTGCCGGTCGATAAAGCCTCAGGCGAACGCTTGCGCGATTCCGCCAAGACGTGGAAGGCCTTTCCGGATAGCGCCGAGGCCATGGCACGACTGGCGCGCAACTATCGCCTCATTGCCATGACCAATGCCCGTCGTTGGGCGTTCGATCATTTTTCTGCCGAGCTCGGACATCCCTTTCATGGCGCCTTTACGGCGGACGATACGGGTACTGAAAAGCCGGACCCTGCCTTCTTTCACAAGGTCTTCGAGTTCGTGGCCGATGAAGGCGCAGACAAGAATGACATCCTGCATGTAGCGCAGAGCCAGTATCATGACATCGGTGTCTCGCGGGACCTGGGCATGACGAATTGCTGGATCGAACGGCGCCATGCGGTGAACGGCTATGGCGGCACGATCGAGCCAGCGAAGTTCACCAAACCCGACTATCACTTCACCTCCATGGCCGGCCTTGCCGATGCTGCAGCTGCCGCACGGAGCTGA
- a CDS encoding NAD(P)/FAD-dependent oxidoreductase — protein sequence MPAPLMLVETSDEFPRSADIVIIGAGIVGVFAAYYLARRGLKVVLLEKGRIGAEQSSRNWGWCRQQNRDSRELPLATKSLDLWEQFRQESDEDTGFRRCGLLYLSNNEEELASWARWRDFARTVGVTTHMLDSVAAAERGKATGRPWKGGVFSPSDGTADPSRAAPAVARAILKLGGTVLQNCAARGIETEGGRLSAVVTEHGTIRTRTAILSGGAWASSFCRQLDIRFPQASIRSSILSVAPGEAMLPDALHTAGVSVTRRGDGGYTLAISGRGKVDPTPQQARFAPQFLPMFLRRWRSLSPGGLEGVRSGHESLSRWRLDRPTPMEFMRILDPAVDRGTIRLTYERATQLLPALKERRITASWAGYIDSTPDGVPAIGETPTVPGFILAAGFSGHGFGIGPGAGHLIADIVTGAEPLVDPRPYHPNRFSQSAWGKVADF from the coding sequence ATGCCAGCGCCGCTTATGCTCGTGGAAACCTCAGATGAATTCCCCCGGTCAGCTGATATCGTCATCATCGGAGCCGGTATTGTTGGCGTCTTTGCCGCCTACTATCTCGCAAGAAGAGGGCTGAAGGTCGTCCTGTTGGAGAAGGGTCGCATCGGGGCCGAACAGTCGAGCCGCAATTGGGGTTGGTGCCGCCAGCAGAACCGTGACTCTCGGGAGCTGCCGCTGGCGACGAAAAGCCTCGATCTCTGGGAACAGTTCCGTCAGGAAAGCGATGAAGATACCGGTTTTCGCCGCTGCGGGCTGCTTTATCTCAGCAACAATGAGGAAGAGCTGGCCAGCTGGGCGCGCTGGCGGGATTTCGCCCGCACCGTCGGAGTAACGACCCATATGCTGGACAGCGTCGCTGCCGCCGAACGGGGTAAAGCGACAGGCCGTCCTTGGAAGGGTGGAGTGTTTTCACCAAGTGATGGAACTGCCGATCCGTCCCGCGCCGCGCCAGCCGTCGCGCGGGCCATACTCAAGCTTGGCGGAACCGTGCTTCAGAACTGCGCTGCCCGCGGGATCGAGACCGAAGGCGGGCGGCTTTCAGCCGTGGTCACTGAGCATGGAACGATCCGCACTCGCACCGCGATACTATCCGGCGGCGCCTGGGCCTCCTCCTTCTGCCGCCAACTCGACATCCGGTTTCCGCAAGCGTCCATCCGATCGTCGATTCTCTCTGTCGCGCCGGGCGAAGCCATGCTTCCCGATGCGCTGCATACCGCGGGCGTTTCTGTCACTCGTCGGGGAGACGGTGGTTATACGCTGGCCATCAGCGGCCGTGGCAAGGTGGACCCAACTCCACAACAGGCTCGATTTGCGCCGCAGTTCCTGCCAATGTTCCTGCGCCGTTGGCGCTCCCTGTCGCCTGGGGGGCTTGAAGGCGTGCGCAGCGGCCATGAGAGCCTCTCGCGCTGGCGGCTCGACCGCCCGACCCCGATGGAGTTCATGCGAATCCTCGATCCGGCCGTCGATCGTGGGACGATCCGGCTGACCTATGAGCGCGCCACGCAACTGCTGCCGGCCTTGAAGGAACGCCGCATCACTGCCAGCTGGGCCGGATATATCGATTCCACCCCAGACGGAGTACCAGCTATCGGGGAGACGCCAACCGTTCCGGGCTTCATCCTGGCCGCAGGTTTCAGTGGCCACGGCTTCGGCATCGGCCCTGGAGCCGGTCATCTGATCGCTGACATCGTCACGGGAGCGGAGCCGCTGGTCGATCCGCGCCCCTATCACCCCAACCGCTTCTCGCAGTCCGCATGGGGCAAAGTGGCAGATTTTTGA
- a CDS encoding aspartate aminotransferase family protein: protein MFNNSLVELDRAHLVHPVASYRGHEQQGVRVLASAKGAMVTDASGHQLVDGFAGLWCVNAGYGHDSIVEAASRQMRELPYATAYFGLGSEPAIRLASELADRAPGDLNHIYFTLGGSDAVDSTIRFIRYYWIAKGQPQRDQFISIEQGYHGSSTVGAGLTALPNFHAGFGIPFDWQHKIPSPYPYRNPVGEDATSIIEASLAHLRAKVEAVGRDRVAAFYAEPIQGSGGVIVPPKGWIKAIRDLCHELDILFVADEVITGFGRTGPLFACSEDEIVPDFMTTAKGLTSGYVPMGAVFMADHVYQVIADGAGTSAVGHGYTYSAHPVSAAVGLEVLRLYEGGLLENGVKAGARLMAGLEALRDHPLVGDVRGRGMLAAIELVSSKTAKTPLPAEAQASRRLFDRAWSNGLVIRAFANGVLGYAPPLCCTDEDIDAILERTAKTLDQTLEDPDVRRSLKE, encoded by the coding sequence ATGTTCAACAATTCCCTCGTCGAGCTTGATCGTGCTCACCTGGTCCATCCAGTCGCCTCCTATCGAGGTCATGAGCAGCAAGGTGTTCGCGTGCTGGCTAGCGCCAAGGGAGCAATGGTGACTGACGCCTCCGGGCATCAATTGGTCGACGGGTTCGCGGGGTTGTGGTGCGTCAATGCAGGCTATGGCCATGATTCAATCGTCGAGGCGGCGTCGCGCCAGATGCGGGAACTGCCCTATGCGACAGCGTATTTCGGTCTGGGATCCGAGCCGGCAATCCGCCTTGCATCCGAGCTGGCAGACCGTGCGCCGGGGGACCTGAACCACATCTACTTCACCCTCGGAGGCTCAGATGCTGTCGATAGTACGATCCGCTTCATCCGCTACTACTGGATCGCCAAGGGCCAACCCCAACGCGACCAGTTTATCTCGATTGAACAAGGCTATCATGGCTCGTCGACGGTCGGTGCCGGCCTGACGGCATTGCCGAACTTTCACGCAGGCTTTGGCATCCCGTTCGACTGGCAGCACAAAATTCCATCACCCTATCCTTACCGCAACCCGGTCGGGGAGGACGCAACATCAATCATCGAGGCATCACTTGCCCACCTGCGCGCCAAGGTCGAGGCAGTTGGTCGTGACCGGGTAGCAGCATTCTATGCAGAGCCGATCCAAGGCTCCGGCGGCGTGATCGTCCCTCCGAAGGGATGGATCAAGGCCATCCGGGATCTCTGTCACGAACTCGATATCCTCTTCGTGGCTGACGAGGTCATAACCGGCTTTGGTCGCACGGGCCCTCTATTCGCCTGCTCGGAAGATGAGATCGTTCCGGATTTCATGACGACCGCCAAGGGGCTCACCTCAGGCTATGTACCCATGGGTGCAGTATTTATGGCGGACCATGTCTATCAGGTGATTGCCGATGGCGCCGGCACATCCGCAGTCGGTCACGGCTACACCTATTCGGCGCATCCCGTCAGCGCTGCCGTGGGCCTCGAAGTGCTCAGGCTTTACGAGGGCGGCTTGCTCGAAAACGGAGTAAAAGCTGGCGCGCGGCTGATGGCCGGGCTTGAGGCGCTCCGCGATCATCCTCTGGTCGGCGATGTTCGGGGCCGGGGCATGTTGGCGGCAATCGAACTGGTATCCAGCAAGACGGCGAAAACACCTCTGCCCGCAGAAGCACAGGCTTCGCGTCGCCTATTTGACCGTGCCTGGAGCAACGGGCTCGTCATTCGCGCATTCGCCAATGGTGTGTTGGGATATGCTCCTCCGCTCTGCTGCACCGATGAGGACATCGACGCCATTCTCGAACGAACAGCCAAGACGCTCGACCAGACGCTGGAGGATCCGGACGTCCGCCGATCATTGAAGGAATAA
- a CDS encoding ABC transporter ATP-binding protein, whose product MENLVEIRDLKVEATTDSGRCVDIIKGVSLDIAAGEIVALIGESGSGKTTIALTLMGYTRSRCRISGGSVRIAGKDMVTFSERERAGIRGTKVAYVPQSAAAAFNPTKRIIDQVIEVTRIHELMPVEQAKEKAIELFRALSLPDPDTIGKRYPHQVSGGQLQRLSAAMALIGAPKLVIFDEPTTALDVTTQIEVLRAFKSVMKAGGISGVYVSHDLAVVAQIADRIVVLRNGEVQEVGTTTDILSRARHPYTRQLLAAFEPRPRGDEIVVTGREVLLEVNGLVAGYGPLQADQLPLIRAVKDVSLTVRKGRNLGIIGESGCGKSTLARTIAGILPPSTGNMIFENRKLAGTVRQRSRDQLREMQIVFQYADTALNPEKSIEEILGRPLTFYHGMKGKKRDTRIEQLLDMVHLPRSLRHRRPQELSGGQKQRVNFARALAAEPKLIICDEITSALDTVVAAAIIDLLKELQRDLSLSYIFISHDLSVVEAICDEIVVMYGGRKVEEITPADLKAPQHPYSKLLFSSVPKLDPQWLDSLKLDPELIRTYGHG is encoded by the coding sequence ATGGAAAACCTTGTCGAAATACGTGATCTCAAAGTTGAGGCGACAACCGACAGCGGCCGCTGCGTCGATATCATAAAGGGTGTGAGCCTGGACATTGCCGCGGGAGAGATCGTGGCGTTGATCGGTGAAAGCGGGTCGGGCAAGACGACCATTGCCCTGACACTGATGGGCTATACCCGGTCGAGGTGTCGCATTTCCGGAGGTAGTGTCCGGATCGCTGGGAAGGACATGGTAACGTTCAGCGAACGCGAACGTGCCGGCATCCGTGGTACAAAGGTCGCCTATGTCCCCCAGTCGGCTGCGGCGGCGTTCAACCCGACAAAACGTATTATCGACCAGGTTATCGAAGTCACTCGTATCCACGAGTTAATGCCGGTAGAGCAAGCGAAAGAAAAGGCGATTGAACTGTTCCGGGCTCTATCGCTACCCGATCCAGACACGATAGGGAAACGCTATCCCCACCAAGTGTCCGGGGGCCAGTTGCAGCGCCTTTCGGCCGCAATGGCGCTCATTGGCGCTCCGAAGCTCGTCATCTTCGATGAGCCGACCACTGCCCTTGATGTCACCACTCAGATCGAAGTGCTGCGTGCATTCAAGTCGGTGATGAAGGCGGGCGGCATTTCAGGCGTTTACGTGTCGCACGATCTGGCTGTGGTTGCGCAGATCGCTGACCGCATCGTGGTCCTGCGAAACGGTGAAGTACAGGAAGTGGGCACAACGACCGATATTCTGTCACGTGCCCGGCATCCCTACACGCGCCAATTGTTGGCAGCGTTCGAGCCTAGGCCGCGCGGCGACGAAATTGTGGTGACTGGCCGGGAAGTCCTTCTCGAAGTCAACGGCCTGGTTGCCGGCTATGGCCCTCTCCAGGCAGACCAATTGCCGCTCATTCGTGCGGTGAAGGATGTGAGCCTGACGGTAAGAAAGGGCCGCAATCTCGGCATCATCGGCGAATCCGGCTGCGGGAAATCTACACTGGCTCGCACCATTGCAGGTATTCTGCCGCCCTCTACTGGCAATATGATCTTTGAGAACCGGAAGCTTGCAGGCACTGTAAGGCAACGCAGCCGCGATCAATTGCGCGAAATGCAAATCGTTTTCCAATATGCCGACACAGCGCTTAATCCGGAAAAATCGATCGAGGAGATTCTCGGCCGGCCGCTGACTTTCTATCACGGGATGAAAGGCAAGAAGCGAGACACCCGCATCGAACAGTTGCTCGATATGGTTCATCTGCCGAGATCGCTTCGTCATCGGCGGCCACAAGAGCTTTCAGGCGGCCAGAAGCAGCGCGTCAACTTCGCGCGCGCCCTTGCTGCCGAACCGAAGCTGATCATTTGCGATGAGATCACATCGGCTCTCGACACGGTCGTCGCCGCCGCGATCATCGATCTCCTGAAGGAACTTCAACGCGACCTTTCGCTGTCTTACATCTTCATCAGCCATGATCTGTCGGTCGTCGAGGCTATCTGCGACGAGATCGTCGTGATGTATGGCGGCCGCAAAGTCGAGGAGATCACGCCAGCAGATCTGAAGGCGCCGCAACATCCTTATTCAAAGTTGCTTTTCTCTTCTGTTCCAAAACTCGATCCCCAATGGCTTGATTCCCTCAAGCTCGATCCCGAGCTGATCAGAACCTACGGCCACGGTTGA
- a CDS encoding Lrp/AsnC family transcriptional regulator, which translates to MKLDRIDIKILYELQKNGRITNVELAELVNLSPSPCLMRVKKLQQEGYIGGYSAQINIGKLGQTLTVFTEITLKNHRQIDFARFLAVVEKIDQVIECHLVSGGYDYLIKFVTAGIGEYQGIMERLTDMDIGIDKYFSFVVLKSPIVKVHMPLTSLFPL; encoded by the coding sequence ATGAAACTGGACAGAATCGACATCAAGATTCTCTATGAGCTGCAGAAGAACGGGCGCATTACCAATGTTGAACTTGCCGAGTTGGTCAACCTGTCGCCCAGCCCGTGTCTGATGCGCGTCAAGAAGCTTCAACAGGAAGGCTACATCGGGGGCTATTCTGCGCAAATCAACATCGGCAAACTTGGCCAGACCCTGACCGTCTTTACCGAGATCACGCTGAAGAACCACCGCCAGATCGACTTTGCCCGTTTCCTTGCCGTGGTGGAGAAGATTGATCAGGTGATCGAGTGCCATCTCGTTTCGGGTGGCTACGACTATCTCATCAAGTTCGTTACCGCCGGCATCGGCGAGTATCAGGGAATCATGGAACGGCTGACCGACATGGATATCGGTATCGACAAGTATTTCAGTTTCGTCGTGCTGAAGTCACCAATCGTCAAGGTGCACATGCCCCTGACAAGCCTGTTCCCTCTCTAG
- a CDS encoding ABC transporter permease: MSRYVLDLIAVRLLIAALTLLIVSFAVFFATAMLPGDTATILLGQAATPEAIAGLRSAMHLDDPAYLRFLRWLGGLASGDLGTSYVNNVPVAQLIGGRFVNTMRLAGITAMFAVPLALTLGITAAMFRGSLYDRSVTILTIGVISIPEFMVATAAVLVFSVYLKWLPALSFANDVTSVWQLLKVYAMPVISLTFVVAAQMIRMTRAAVIDTLSTPYVETALLKGASRPRIILRHALPNAVGPIVNAIALSLSYLVGGVIIVETIFNYPGIAKLMVDGVATRDLPLIQSCAMIFCVGYLSLITLADIVAILANPRLR; the protein is encoded by the coding sequence TTGAGCAGATACGTACTCGATCTAATCGCAGTTCGGCTTCTGATCGCTGCCCTGACACTCCTGATCGTGTCTTTCGCAGTGTTCTTCGCAACGGCTATGCTGCCGGGCGATACGGCGACAATTCTTCTCGGTCAGGCAGCTACTCCGGAAGCCATCGCCGGACTCCGCAGCGCCATGCATCTTGATGACCCCGCCTATTTACGGTTTCTACGTTGGCTTGGCGGGCTGGCATCGGGTGATCTTGGGACGTCCTACGTCAACAATGTCCCTGTAGCCCAACTGATCGGTGGCCGCTTCGTCAACACCATGAGACTGGCCGGCATCACCGCGATGTTTGCCGTGCCGCTTGCGTTGACGCTTGGCATTACCGCGGCGATGTTCCGCGGATCGCTCTATGACCGTTCAGTGACCATTCTTACGATCGGCGTCATCTCCATCCCTGAATTCATGGTCGCGACGGCAGCGGTGCTCGTGTTCTCGGTCTATCTCAAATGGCTGCCAGCGCTGTCTTTCGCCAATGACGTCACCTCGGTTTGGCAATTGCTCAAAGTCTACGCCATGCCGGTCATTAGTCTGACGTTCGTGGTCGCGGCACAGATGATCAGAATGACCCGCGCGGCCGTCATCGATACTCTCAGTACACCCTATGTCGAGACAGCCTTACTCAAGGGAGCCTCACGCCCCCGCATTATTTTGCGCCACGCCTTGCCGAACGCGGTTGGCCCCATCGTCAATGCCATCGCCCTATCACTATCCTACCTCGTGGGCGGAGTGATCATCGTCGAGACAATCTTCAATTATCCAGGCATCGCAAAGCTGATGGTCGATGGGGTGGCAACGCGCGATTTACCCCTCATCCAGTCCTGCGCCATGATCTTCTGCGTCGGTTATCTTAGCCTGATTACACTCGCAGATATCGTTGCCATTCTTGCCAACCCGAGGCTGCGTTGA
- a CDS encoding ABC transporter substrate-binding protein — MTDKSLNWTSSDDAMVESAIRRGATRRELLHMLMAGGVAMTAGATILGRATSALAATPKSGGHLKAAGWSASTADTLDPAKASLSTDYVRCCALYNRLTFLDKSGVTRMELAERVESSDAKVWTVKLRSGVTFHDGKTLSSQDVVFSLMRHLNPDVGSKVNSIAKQITSVRAIDPLTAEITLANPNADLPTILAMHHFMIVQDGTTDFSKGIGTGAFKLESFEPGVKSVAVKNPNYFKSGGAHIDSFEYFAISDDNARVNALLSGDIQLAASIKPRSMKLVESQPGFALSQTTSGNYTNLNMRLDMEPGSKADFVAGMKNLINREQIQKSVMRGLAELANDQPVSPASIYYNAELKPKAFDPEKAKFHFQKAGLVGQSIPVIASDAATSSVDMATLVQQAGAEIGMKFDVQRVPSDGYWSNYWLKAPVHFGNINPRPTPDILFSLLYSSDAPWNESKFKSTKFDGMLVEARGLLDQAKRKAIYDEMQVMISEQAGTVIPVFLSNVDALSAKLKGLEANPLGGQMGYAFAEYVWLDG, encoded by the coding sequence ATGACCGACAAATCTCTCAATTGGACTTCGTCAGACGACGCGATGGTGGAAAGCGCCATTCGCCGCGGCGCCACGCGTCGCGAGCTTCTCCACATGCTCATGGCAGGCGGCGTTGCCATGACGGCCGGAGCTACAATTCTCGGACGCGCCACCAGCGCCCTTGCCGCAACACCCAAGTCGGGCGGACATCTCAAGGCTGCAGGCTGGTCAGCATCGACGGCTGACACGCTCGACCCGGCCAAGGCCTCGCTGTCGACGGACTATGTCCGCTGTTGCGCACTCTACAACCGACTGACTTTCCTCGATAAGAGTGGCGTAACGCGAATGGAGCTTGCCGAGCGCGTGGAGAGTTCGGATGCGAAGGTCTGGACGGTCAAGCTGCGCTCTGGCGTCACCTTCCATGATGGCAAGACCCTATCGTCTCAGGATGTCGTCTTCTCTTTGATGCGGCACTTGAACCCGGATGTTGGCTCCAAGGTCAATTCGATCGCAAAGCAGATCACCAGCGTCAGGGCTATCGACCCGCTGACTGCAGAGATAACCCTAGCAAACCCCAATGCCGACCTGCCGACCATACTGGCGATGCATCATTTCATGATCGTCCAGGACGGCACGACGGACTTTTCCAAGGGCATCGGCACAGGCGCCTTCAAGCTCGAGAGTTTCGAACCGGGCGTCAAGTCTGTCGCCGTCAAGAACCCGAACTACTTCAAGTCCGGGGGTGCACACATCGATTCCTTCGAGTATTTTGCCATCAGCGACGACAATGCGCGCGTCAATGCGCTGCTTTCAGGCGACATTCAACTGGCGGCATCCATTAAACCTCGTTCCATGAAGCTGGTCGAAAGCCAGCCGGGATTCGCCCTGTCGCAGACTACGTCCGGGAACTACACCAATCTCAACATGCGCCTGGATATGGAGCCGGGCAGCAAGGCCGATTTCGTGGCCGGTATGAAAAACCTGATCAATCGTGAGCAGATCCAGAAATCGGTCATGCGCGGCCTTGCCGAGCTCGCCAACGACCAGCCTGTTTCCCCCGCAAGCATCTATTACAATGCCGAGCTGAAGCCGAAAGCCTTCGATCCCGAAAAGGCTAAGTTCCACTTCCAGAAGGCAGGACTGGTCGGCCAGTCCATTCCGGTTATTGCGTCCGATGCCGCAACGTCGTCGGTTGACATGGCCACACTGGTTCAGCAGGCAGGCGCTGAAATCGGTATGAAGTTCGATGTGCAACGCGTACCTTCCGATGGATATTGGTCGAATTACTGGCTGAAGGCGCCCGTGCATTTCGGCAATATCAACCCGCGCCCGACGCCCGACATCCTGTTCTCACTGCTCTATTCGTCCGATGCACCGTGGAACGAGAGCAAGTTCAAGTCGACGAAATTCGACGGAATGCTGGTCGAGGCGCGTGGTCTTCTTGATCAGGCGAAGCGCAAGGCGATCTATGATGAAATGCAGGTCATGATCTCAGAGCAAGCCGGAACCGTCATCCCTGTCTTTCTGTCCAATGTGGATGCTCTGTCGGCAAAGCTGAAGGGCCTTGAAGCCAACCCGCTGGGTGGACAAATGGGGTATGCGTTCGCCGAATATGTCTGGCTGGATGGCTAA
- a CDS encoding haloacid dehalogenase type II: MTTFRPKFITFDCYGTLTNFQMAEAARDLYGMHLDEPKMLDFIKNFAAYRLDEILGDWKPYADVVHNALERACKRNGVAFKDEDARLVYERVPTWGPHADVPAGLAKVAKEIPLVILSNAMNAQITSNVEKLGAPFHAVYTAEQANAYKPRFQAFEYMFDMLGCGPQDILHCSSSFRYDLMSAHDLGIKNKVWVNRGHEPANPYYGYVEISDISGLPGVVGL, translated from the coding sequence ATGACAACCTTTCGCCCGAAATTCATCACCTTCGACTGCTACGGCACATTGACCAATTTCCAGATGGCGGAAGCCGCACGCGACCTCTACGGTATGCACCTTGATGAGCCGAAGATGCTGGATTTCATCAAGAACTTCGCCGCTTACCGGCTGGACGAGATCCTTGGCGACTGGAAGCCCTATGCCGACGTTGTTCACAATGCATTGGAGCGTGCGTGCAAGCGCAACGGGGTTGCCTTCAAGGACGAGGATGCCCGGCTAGTCTACGAGCGGGTGCCAACATGGGGGCCGCATGCGGATGTGCCGGCCGGGCTCGCCAAGGTCGCAAAGGAAATTCCTTTAGTCATTCTTTCCAATGCGATGAATGCGCAGATCACGTCCAATGTCGAAAAACTTGGCGCGCCCTTTCATGCCGTCTACACTGCGGAACAGGCAAATGCCTACAAGCCGCGTTTCCAGGCATTCGAATACATGTTCGACATGCTCGGCTGCGGGCCGCAGGACATCCTCCATTGCTCATCCTCCTTCCGCTACGACCTGATGTCTGCCCATGATCTTGGGATCAAGAACAAGGTTTGGGTCAATCGCGGCCATGAGCCAGCCAATCCCTATTATGGTTATGTCGAGATCTCCGACATCTCCGGCCTGCCTGGCGTCGTTGGGCTCTAA